Within the Candidatus Omnitrophota bacterium genome, the region ACTCACGCCGAACAGACGGGAAAGGCGATGACAAGGTTCGAGGAGGTATGTGCCCGTGAGAGACCGGATATGGTTATCGTCGTGGGAGACGTTAACTCGACCCTTGCCGCCAGCGTGACGGCAAAAAAAATGGGGATAAAAGTTGCCCATATCGAGGCGGGTCTCCGCAGTTTCGATATGACGATGCCCGAAGAGATCAATCGTATATTAACGGACAGCATAGCGGACCTTTTGTTCGTAACCGAAAAAAGCGGGTCCGAGAATCTGATGAACGAAGGCAGGGGAGGCGGCGTGGTCGGCAAAAAAAGCGTAAGCAAGGTCTTTTTTGTCGGTAATACCATGATAGACAGCCTGAAATTCGGTCTGGACAAACTGACAAGGGTCGATACGACGGGGTTCGGGATAAGTATGCTTAAGAGCCTGCTCGGGGGGTACGGCGTAGTCACTTTGCACAGGCCTTCTAACGTGGACGACCCGGAGAAGTTCAAGCGTTTGGCCGCTATGCTCAACAGGATATCAGCCAAAGTGCCCATGATCTTTCCCATACACCCCAGGACCAGGAAGAACGCGAAAGAGTTCGGGATAAAGTTCGGGGAGAACATACATGTCGTAAACCCCCTGGGATATCTTGAGTTCATGTATCTGTACAAGGACGCTAAGTTCGTCCTGACCGACTCGGGAGGCATGCAGGAGGAGACCACATACCTTAATATACCCTGTTTTACCCTCAGGGAGAATACGGAACGCCCAATAACCATGGAGATGGGGACCAACGTGCTTGTGGGGGAGAAGATAGACAGGTTGGACCATATGGTGGAAAGGATACTTACCGCAAGGGCGAAAAAAGGTAAAGTGCCGCCGCTCTGGGACGGGAAGACCTCGGAGCGTATACTGAAAATAATAGAGAAGGAGATATAGTGGCCGATATGGATAACCGGGTCAACATCCTGG harbors:
- the wecB gene encoding UDP-N-acetylglucosamine 2-epimerase (non-hydrolyzing), whose product is MKKLMFVAGARPNFMKIAVLLRLVDAHPGVKAVVVHTGQHYDHEMSQSFLDDLEIREPDHFLDVGSGTHAEQTGKAMTRFEEVCARERPDMVIVVGDVNSTLAASVTAKKMGIKVAHIEAGLRSFDMTMPEEINRILTDSIADLLFVTEKSGSENLMNEGRGGGVVGKKSVSKVFFVGNTMIDSLKFGLDKLTRVDTTGFGISMLKSLLGGYGVVTLHRPSNVDDPEKFKRLAAMLNRISAKVPMIFPIHPRTRKNAKEFGIKFGENIHVVNPLGYLEFMYLYKDAKFVLTDSGGMQEETTYLNIPCFTLRENTERPITMEMGTNVLVGEKIDRLDHMVERILTARAKKGKVPPLWDGKTSERILKIIEKEI